The Thunnus maccoyii chromosome 12, fThuMac1.1, whole genome shotgun sequence genomic interval gaggaggagacggAGGAGCTGCTGTCTTCCTGCGGGAGGAGGTAAACACACGCCCGGCCTGGCTCCATCATTATATCCCTCAGCTCCGtttcattattatgaatattattatatatttttatcccTCTCATcgattttatttgtctttttaatctgtttttatctgtttttaaaaaaaactatattattattattattattattgttattattattattattattgttgttgttgttattatcatcatcatcattattatataGATAAATCTATTTTAGTGTATTTCAttgtcatcatttttattttgttttgtctttttaatctatttttatttcaccCTATTTTACTACTGTTACTGTGTTATagcttttaaatctattttactACATTTTCTCATTGGTCACATTGGTTTCAGatagtttttttgtattttttgttgtctttgcgGTGTCGATAGATAAATATTTATTAGGCTAGTCCTCTCGGAAATCAATCACTTGCTCTGTCTTATTATTGGCTTATTATCGGCTCATCTGTGGTGCACATTGATCAGCGCTAACCTGTATGAAAAGCTCATACAAATaaagactgattgattgattgataatatCGTTACCGTAGTTCTGACGGTATTTTCAGAATCACCAAAGACTCCTCCAAACATCCGGGTCACAACATATTCTGTTCTCTGAATTATAAATAAGATTTTCAACCTGTTTCCATCTTTGTTGGGAATCTGAAACAGAGTCTCAACTTGGGAAACgcagcggtggaagaagtacaaagatcctttactttagtaaaaaataccaatacagcgacgaaaaaatactccattacaagtaaaagtcctgcatgaaagtaaaagtaaaagcacatgagtattatcagtaaaatgtagttaaagtattaaagtaaaagtacaggtTTGGTCCCTGACCAGCTGGAACTGGACAAAGTTTAgtatttttgtgtgaaaatgagaacaattaataaattagttgcagattatttttctgtgaatCAAATAACcaattgatcaactaatcatttcagctctaaatttgGATTTCAGCCTGTtgacaaaacagacagacatgtgaCTATGTCACCTTGATCTGCGGGAAGTTGTGAAGgatattttttcacaattttctaaCAAAATGATTAACCACTAAAATGAATGGCAGACTTatctttaataaataattgtcatCATGATTATTTTTTCCATAGGAACACAGCAGTAGACGTGTTTTTATCAGTTAAATGTAAGATTTTTATCAGCTCAGCAGCACCCTCATAAATACTAAACAAAAGTGACGTCTTGGCTCGTTTGTTTTGGAGCTCTGAAGGTCAaaattcatctttaaaatgatgccttgtaaatatatatatatatatatatatatatatatatatatatatatataatatatatatatacagttggAACAACATCCAACAAGTtattatcacaatattaaaCCTCAagttaacaaaaacataaaataaatatatacatatatatgcatatttttGGACTTAATGGACATTTAATTTCTACTGTAATAATATTATTCATCATGTGGAAGGCGACAAGTCATTGCATCCTTTCATATTGTGCCATTACGCcttaaaaatatacatgaaaTGCTGCATATGGTGCAGAAGGTGTGTATATAATCTCTAGATCAGAAGTTAATTATCACCTTATCTCTGCTGCAAACCTCTGCACATGCTCTGTGCATGCTGACAGGGGGGGTGATGTTGATAACTTATCTCAAGATAggcatttttaaatttatttttatctcagCCTTGTTGCCTTGGGCTGAAAGTCGTTTTCTCGTTGTTAATTACCTCGTtatctccaaaaaaaaaaaaaaaaaaagtcagaaagctGCTGTTGAGATAACGTGATCATCAATGAGATGTTGAGATAATGaggattaaaaatataatagcAACAATGGTCACTCTAAAGTTTCTATAGAAAAGCACCGATGTGGAAGCTAATCTATGGTCAGTGTATTAATATTTCAATTAACCGTCGGTCACAACATTTGTATAGTATTAGTGAACTTTTACAGATATGAAATCAATATCTCATGTATTAAACACATAACTCTCCTGGTTGCTTACTTTAATTGtttaaatttgaataataatcaTCAGATGTGACATCAGTGTTGTTCATCTTCTGCAGCTTCCAGACGTGGTGTTGATCAAAGATGAAGACTCGGACAGTAACGACACCTTCGAGGGGGAAGGTGAGTTTCTCAATCTCTGGGTCTGGACCGCGTGTGGAGTCGCTGCATATGAAGCTGGGTACTTaaaaaaataaccttcaaattCATGGATCTGTCACCGTCTTGCCAACACAGCAACTTTACTGCACTGTTtataattcagtgttttttttggcttttgatgcatttttaatttaaagaataaatgtgtttgaaaattCAAAGTGCTGCCTGTAAAACTCAGTGAAAACCAGGGCTCATGAGAACTTTGGTTCCAAAAAACATAAGGAAAGAGAGGCATGATAACTTAAAAATACTAACagcaaaaaaccaaaaaacaacagtgaCTCCTGTGACGGTGGCAGCTCTCGGCCATCAGTTATTGTATTCACACATTTCTGCAACTGAGAAGCATTTAATCTGCATGTCAGCTGTTGCTTCAGTGACTTTCatgtatatattaaatataactgGCTTGTTttgctgcatgtttttcactttaTGCTGAAAACATAAGGCCTGACTCAGCGCTAAAACACTAAAAGCTTCATTCATATGGACTGGTTCAGTGTTGTGATCTTTCTTAGCTTGGTGATaatatgttttgtcttttctttcaggGGACAAAGCACCCGCTGACAGAGCGACAGCTGCAGCCAGAGAGAGCGCCACGTCGTCTCCAACCGGCCGGAGTATGAAGAGACCCTGGCCGGGAAACGAAGACGCTGAGAGGAAGTCGTCCTCTGAGCTCACACTGATAAGTCCGACGACATCCAAACAGACGCAGAAGAAGAGCGTGTCcgtctacagtctggactctcctcGCAGCGAGCCGGGCTGCTCCGCTCAGCTCGGCGGTGACGAGATGGAAGCCGGCGGCGAGCTGGTTTGTTCGTACTCCTCGCAGATGGACCCTGACATCCATTTGGTCCACCAGGAGTGCTCGCTGGTTCCTCCCATGTCGAGCGCCAGCAGACAGGTGTATTACGCCAACAGCACTCTGATCGACTCTCAGTCTCAGTCTACAGACGGAGCAGAACTGGATCTCACTCCGACGTGGAGCAAACAGTCCAAAAGCCACATGGCCTTCGCTCAGTTTCACCAAAACGAAAACATGGACGGCGACGCTTTCGGCCTCAAGCTGATCAACGTCTCGGGATCGACGCCCACAGACTGCCAGCTATCTGAAAGCAGCAACTCCGCGTTCGGGTACGACGAGGCCGACACGATGAACTTCGCCGTCTACAGGGACCAATCAGGTCCATCGCAGCGCTGTAACGGGGCGGGCAAAGTGAAACGCTTCATATGCTCCATCTGCAACAAGACGTACGCCACGTCTCAGAACCTGGACGTTCACATGCGGATCCACACGGGGGAGAGGCCGTTCAGCTGCAGCCAGTGCGGCAAGAAGTTCACGCAGTCGGCTCACCTGAAGTCGCACCTGAGCATTCACTCTGGAGAGCGGCCGTATGCCTGCACCCGCTGCTCCAGGAGCTTCATCGTCAAATACAGCCTCACGTTACACATGAAGAAATGTCACCCCGACGTCTGAGCCATTTCACATCAGTCATAGGTTTTATTCCAAAACGTTATGTGCTCTGTATATCCATTTTTATATTAAGGAAAAGCCacttaaaacaaaattatgGAATTATAGAAATGATGCTTCTCCAATTGTAAGTTTTACTttgagcccccccccccccgacagaTTTCCAGCCAACCTGGCCTGGGTTGGGCCAATCACAGCCGTTTATATAAAATGGGACAGGTTTGATACGATGACTGTACAGGGGAGCGTCATTGATGCATTTTTGTAAACAACCAAGATGGCTGCCGCTGATGTGGGACTGTCTGTTGAATCCACTGTTGTGACAGTATTAAATGCACTGGACGGTATATTTTCTctaaaggaagaaaaaacaactgcaCTTAAAGATTTTATTGTTAAGAAAGATGTGTTTGCTGTACTTCTGCCGCTCAGCGCTACGTGGCTCAGCGCTACGTCCCACATTTCATAGCTCTGATTGATTGTAGGTCTATCCAATTGCGTCCAGAGGCATTTTGGTCTGCACCCTTGGAAATCAAGAATCAACAGAGAGGTTCCAGACTAATCCGCAAGTGGTCTGGCAATGTCAGGCTATAAAATCAtgtctcatttttaaaatagctTCACTTTGGTGAGAAATTTGAAAGAGGTTTCTAATGATTTCTGTCTTTGCTgttaaaatatgtctgaaacACTGAAAGTCTGTTGCACAGGTCAAACACATTTCAGGCCAGTTAACTGTTGTGTGAGAAGCAAGATACTGTATgagtcacatacagtacaagttTGTCATTCTTGGTTAATAAACAAGTTCTGAAATTTGTTTTGTATCAGTTATTACCTTTGTAACAACagatttgtgtttgttgaagGTATGTGCAGCAGTAACACGCCACACAAGGTATTTAAGGTATTTAAAACCCAAAGGAGATGTTTGACAGTATTTAAAGTGAGTATTTTGTTAAACTAACATGACAAACTTTTGTGACACTCTTATAATAAGTCAGATAAGAAGAGGGATGTCAGTTTCATCATCGAGTTAGGTCCAGGGtgtgtttagcttagcttagcacaaagactggaagcagagggaaactgctagcGTAGCTCCAtcaaatggtaaaaaataaaccttCCAACGACTCTAAAGCTGTCTGATTTACATGTTGTATCTTCTTTATAAAACTgacttataaataaaaatgtaaaaaaaaaacctaaaagcAGCAAAGattgtgatttcattttttttaaatgctgctgtTACCTCAAGGtcacaagtttgtttttgtttttgttttttatctcgTTAAGGTTATAAGAAACAAAAGgtgattaaaaaatgttattgagATAAGGTTCTCATGTTACATGATGTATGTGTCTTAGTTaatcaacaaaaaattaatcacGAACATAATCAGtttatcttttatttcattatcaagCCAAAATACCAACTATTCTGTTGTTGCAGGACTTGTtgcttctctttgttttatatcattgtaaataaaatatctttgggttttggacaaatTTGACTGTAACATATTTTTACATCTACTTGCCCGCCTTCTTTGAGTACatatttttaagcaaatatccccaaaatttgctggtttcagcttcccAGATGtgaacatttgctggtttctgTCAGCATCTATGAGTGAAAATGTTGGGTGTTTTTAAGAATAATctattatgaaaataatcattagtttgaACTCTTACATCTCTTGACATCTGGAAAACTGCACAATCTGTGCAGAAAGGTCCCAtccatatttatgaatatttactgAGATTTGTTCTCTTGATATTTAGCCACATTTTAAATACTGAGTGTTAAAGTATTATAGAACTATAGTTAAACTCAAAAATCCACAGCACGCTCTTCTTCAGCAGTTAGGGTTGCTCAGTTTTCATGGAAATAGTGTTAGTTTGGGAGACTGAGAAAGCTCTAAAAACTAGtggtggaccttgagttaaagAATAAGTTCACAGTTTAAGTGTTTCCTAAAACACCATATGAACACTGAGAGAGGTTTTCCTGTTATTattcccttcaaatgtgctttcaatgtaagtaatgaggaaaaaaataaaatatctttgggttttggacaaagTTGAGTGTAACACATTTTGACTTTTACTTGCCCCCCTTCTTTGAGTATAATTTTTAAGCAAATGTCCccaaaatttgctggtttcagctcctcagatgtgaatatttgctggtttttgttatcttttctGAGTGAATATTGGGTGTTTTAAAGAGATTAAACAATcgataatgaaataattgttaACTGTTACtgaaaatcaaatatcaaataaatatgtatttgaaCTCAATTATCTTTAATTCATATATTTCATTGAGGCATGTTTTTcgtgcatgtgtgaatgtgcgtATGATTACCATTCTAACGTTGTCACACCTGCAATATTTCTGAAAATACCGAAAATAATGTAAAAGGATACTTTGCACATGCGCAGTCCGTGTTGTCTCTGGTTGTTTTTACTCTCGCATCACTTCCTGGTTTGTCTCGAAACTGTTTACATCAGGTGAGAGGCCAGTCAGATAAACGCAGCGGGCGCGTGcgtttctgtttttgtcacctGCCACGAGGCCGTAATCTGGATTATTCTGTTTCGACAAACGCACGCGGAGGAATAAAATATGTCTCCGGCCGCCGCCTTCCACGCGCAGCTCGCATCCATCATGGAGGTGCTGGCCAACACGGCAGTGGCGGAGATCTGCGAGCTCGTGGACGGCGGCTACGCGGTGCTGCAGCTGGAGATCTCGCGGAGCCGCAAAGAGAACGAGGCGCTGCGGAGGAAACTGCGGCTCATGGAGCTCCGAGCCGCCCGCGCGACCGCCCTGCGAGCCGTGGCCACCGCCAGCGGCACCGCGCTGCTGCTCGCGAGCGGCCGCGCACGAGCTCCGCTGCCCGCTCATCACCCCGGCAACGAACCGCGGAGGAGCAGAACACCTGGAGGTGACGGTTAAAATTTGAATTTactgacagttaaaaaaaaaaaaaagtaaccgTTAAAATTTGATTTAACTAGAAAGCGAATGaatctctgtttttttaacGTTAAAATATGAATGCAACGCTGATCCggcttgtgttgtgtttgctttACATCTGGAAAACTGCACACCCTGCGCAAACACTGTCCCATCGGTATTTACATGGGATTTGTTATTATCCAAACAATGTTTAGTCACTTAAATGAGCGTTAAGTTCATTTTTCTTGACCTTAGAAAGCGTAGTTTGATACCATTCTCTTTACCGTTTTgtgatgacagaaaatgagaagttttttttatattaaatgggaattgcattgtgggacaataaCATCAATCAAgagcatgaaaaaacaaataagttaAAACCAGCAAAAAAGACCATGCATTATGACATTTCTTCTGTCGTTGTTTTGTAAAATACCTGCTACCTTGCTCTGTACCTTTAACCGTGTCTCCTCCAGGTGGGGCGGCGCTGTCCAGAGTGTCCCCCCAGGAGACACCACGGTGCAGAGATATTGACCCATCCTCAGACTCCGGACATGAAACCACACAGCAGGCGGTGAGTGGAGGAAGACAAGTCTTTCACAGATTTCCTTCATTGTCCTCTTCCCTCAGTTTTATTCTATCTCTGCTCTGACAGCAGCCTGCTGCAGGTGAGTCGGCCAAACTGACGACCGCAGTGATCAAGGTGGAGGATGACGATGAGTCCTGGTCTCAGTCCGAGCAGGAAAGTGAGTACAAGTtacacacagagctgcagcgATAATCAgtaactattctgataatcagtCAATCATTTCAGCTATTTTACAAGCAGAAAACaatctctgtttttcttcaacATGTATAACAATTAAGTGAATATATTTAGTTTTCAGActtcagtgatggaaagtaaataagtaaatttACTCAAGGACTGTGCTGAAGTTTTGAAGTGCTTTACTTGactatttccatttgatgctactttatgctactttataaatattgtactttctactccactacatttatttgacagctttagttacttttcagatgaagatttgacacaatggataatataacaagcctttaaaatacaacacattgttaaagatgaaaccagtggtttccaacctttttggcttttgacgtcttacaaaaagcagtgtgtagtcggggttttgataattgattaattgttttgagtaattcCTTAAGAAAAAAGTCTAAATCCTCTGATTTTAGtttcataaatgtgaatattttctggtttctttactcCTATATAAGTATAACCTAAATATCTTGgttttgtggactgttggttgggacaaaacaagacatttcagatTGCAGCTTTGGGGTTTggagaaacatttttcaccattttttgacattttatagataaaataactaattaattaaccaagaaaata includes:
- the LOC121908117 gene encoding zinc finger protein 648-like, with product MSVLSSKALHEQLSVIMGALTKAAVAEICEVVDEGYAVLQMEISRSHKENDDLRKKLHLIESIVVRGSCGGKKAEPGVVVAAAEGSKQAGTPQQQQRGDDGGDTAAAGGGDGGAAVFLREELPDVVLIKDEDSDSNDTFEGEGDKAPADRATAAARESATSSPTGRSMKRPWPGNEDAERKSSSELTLISPTTSKQTQKKSVSVYSLDSPRSEPGCSAQLGGDEMEAGGELVCSYSSQMDPDIHLVHQECSLVPPMSSASRQVYYANSTLIDSQSQSTDGAELDLTPTWSKQSKSHMAFAQFHQNENMDGDAFGLKLINVSGSTPTDCQLSESSNSAFGYDEADTMNFAVYRDQSGPSQRCNGAGKVKRFICSICNKTYATSQNLDVHMRIHTGERPFSCSQCGKKFTQSAHLKSHLSIHSGERPYACTRCSRSFIVKYSLTLHMKKCHPDV